A genomic stretch from Candidatus Brocadiia bacterium includes:
- a CDS encoding glycine--tRNA ligase subunit alpha yields MTFQEIVLKLQRYWAQYGCLIWQPYDVEKGAGTSNPATFLKVLGPEPWKVAYVEPSRRPTDGRYGDNPNRLQHYYQYQVIIKPAPADAQKIYLKSLSELGIDLKKHDVRFVEDDWESPSLGATGLGWEVWIDGMEITQFTYFQKMGTFELDPISLELTYGLERIAMFIQQKDSVYDLDWTKDVTYGQVHKQNEIQFSKYNFELADIPMHIQLFDMYEKEAKALLNQGLVMPAYDYILKCSHTFNILDARRAIAVSQRQHYIGRIRNLAKQCATGYLKMTQA; encoded by the coding sequence ATGACTTTTCAGGAAATCGTGTTAAAGCTCCAGCGCTACTGGGCCCAGTACGGCTGTCTCATCTGGCAGCCCTACGACGTGGAAAAAGGCGCCGGCACCTCGAATCCGGCCACCTTCCTCAAGGTGCTCGGACCGGAACCATGGAAAGTGGCCTATGTCGAACCGTCACGCCGCCCGACCGACGGCCGTTACGGCGACAACCCCAACCGGCTCCAGCATTATTACCAATACCAGGTCATCATCAAGCCGGCCCCGGCCGACGCCCAGAAAATATACCTCAAGAGCCTGTCCGAACTGGGCATTGACCTAAAAAAGCACGACGTCAGGTTCGTCGAGGACGACTGGGAATCGCCCTCGCTCGGCGCCACCGGGCTGGGCTGGGAGGTCTGGATAGACGGCATGGAAATCACCCAGTTCACCTACTTCCAGAAGATGGGCACCTTCGAGCTCGACCCCATTTCGCTGGAGCTGACCTACGGGCTGGAACGCATCGCCATGTTCATCCAGCAAAAGGACAGCGTTTACGACCTGGACTGGACCAAGGACGTCACCTACGGACAGGTGCACAAGCAGAACGAAATCCAGTTCTCCAAATACAACTTCGAACTGGCCGACATCCCCATGCACATCCAGCTGTTTGATATGTATGAAAAAGAGGCTAAGGCTTTATTGAATCAGGGATTGGTCATGCCGGCCTATGATTACATCCTCAAGTGCTCGCACACCTTCAACATTCTGGACGCCCGGCGGGCCATCGCGGTCAGCCAGCGCCAGCACTACATCGGCCGCATCCGCAACCTGGCCAAGCAATGCGCCACCGGCTACCTCAAGATGACCCAAGCGTAA